Within Bacteroidales bacterium, the genomic segment CCACCGGTAGAAGAAGGTTCTGAGATCTTCGTTCCGGAAAAACCGCCGAGAGAACCACTCGACATAACAGAATTGCTAAGCCAGTGGGCATCCATTGCCACAAGCGTGGCCACGGTCATCTACATCATCAACAGGAACTAATTCGCCATAATTCATATAATTCGTATGGAGGAAAACAAGCCCCAGGTACAGCAAAACAAAGACGAAATAGATCTGCTTGAGGTATTCCTGAAAATATGGAAATACAAACGCTTCATCATAATCTTTACTGTTGTGATGGCTATTGGTTCCATCATCTATTCTTTGGTGCAGGAACCACAGTATGAAGCTGAAGTTTCTCTTTATAAAAAAACTTCCGGAGAAGGCAGATCCTCCAGAATACAAAACCTTGCCTCCCAGTTCGGTATGGGGGGAGCTTTGCCTTCCGGAGGAGATCAGTTTAGTATAGAGGATCTTACAAACAGCCGAAGGCTCAATAAAAAGATCATTTATAAAAACTGGGATACCAAAGCCTATCAGGATTCGGTAACCCTTATCGAATATTGGGAAATTGAGGGTGAAACCGAACAGGAAAAGTTTGAAAAAGCCCTGAAAAAAATAAAAGATCTGGTATCTTTCAACAGAAATGAAGAAACCCAATTGGTTACCATTACCATATTGATGCCGGAAGCTCAGCTTGCCGCCGATATAGGCAATTACCTCACCACACTCATTGAAGAATACATACAAAACGAACAAGAAACCTCCACCAGGCAGAACCTCCAATATATTGAAAAAAGGCTGGAGACAATTAAAAAGGAGCTGCGCAAAGCGGAAGAGGAGCTGAAACGTTTTCGCGAACGCAACAGGATAATCGAACAATCCCCTGAACTTCAATTGGAGTACGGACGCCTGCAACGACAGGTAACCCTTAAACAGGAAGTTTACACCACCCTTCAAACCGAAAGGGAAATGGCCGAAATCGAACTGGTCAAGGAAACCCCCGTGATCAACGTGCTGGATGAAGCGTTGGCTCCGGAACAGCGGGCCAAACCGAAAAGAAAGCTCATCGTTATAGTGGGCACCTTCGCCGGCTTTTTCCTGAGCCTACTGATCGTTGTACTTCGCTATGTTTGGAGCTATGTCAAAGGCGAAATGGAAAAACGCGGCGAAAGCCTGAAACTGTTCTGAGGCAGTCAAAGACCTCCTGTTTTCCAGACAAGAGTAACCAGATACAGGATCATCTCAATCTCATTGATCTTATCCAATCAAACCTTTTGTTTCAGCCAATCTTTAAATTCCCCGTAATCTGCCGGCATCTGAACCGCCTGTTTGGGTTTATCCTGTATCTCTCTTAAATAATCCGGCAATTCGATTTCCGCCTGAATGCTCTCCTCTACAATATCTTTGAATTTTGCGGGATGGGCTGTCTCCAGGAATATCCCCGTCTCTTCCCGATGGATCAGATGGCGACATCCCAGGTAACCTATGGCCCCATGGGGATCGGCTATATAGTTACCGGCAGCATACAAATCCTTTATCCCTTCCCGGGTTTGATCATTATCGGCCACAAAAGGCCTGATCAGGGTTTTCATTTTCCGGTGATCGTCACCAAACATCTCCCTTATGCGGATGAAATTGCTCGGATCACCCACATCCATAGCATTTGAAAGGGTTCTGACCGCAGGTCTGGGTTTATATTCTCCGCTTTCAAGATAATCCGGAACCACGCGGTTCACATTGGAAGCGGCAATAAAACGCTTAACCGGCAAACCCATTTTCCATGCCATCACACCGGCGCACAAATTCCCGTAATTGCCGCTGGGCACGGAAATAACAACATGCTCCCGTTCCGCTTCACTTAACTGATGCCACGCCCAGAAATAATACACGGCCTGGGGCAACAACCTTCCCACATTGATGGAATTGGCAGATGTTAGCGTTTTGCCGGCAAAAGCATCCTGATCGGCAAATGCTTTTTTCACCAACCTCTGGCAATCATCAAAGGTTCCCTGTATCTCCAGGGGCAGAATATTGCCACCCAAAGTAGTAAGCGTCTTCTCCTGGATATGACTCACCTTACCCGAGGGGTACAACAAAACCACCCGGATACCCTCCACATTATAGAAACTCTTCGCCACAGCGCTTCCCGTATCTCCCGATGTGGCCACCAATACGGTTATTTCTTCATTCTCCTTTTCAGCGATCTTTTTAAGTACCTCAGACAGAAAACGGGCACCTACATCCTTAAAAGCTAAAGAAGGCCCATGGAAAAGCTCCAGGGAATGTATTTGTTCCTTCACCTGAACAAGAGGAATGGGAAAATTGAACGCCCTTATGCATATTTCCTCCAAATCCCTGCGGGTAAAATCACTTTTAACAAAATCATACAATACTTCGGCAGCCAGGGAGGCAAACGGATAATCATCCATTTCTGTAAAGAAATCATTATTCTTTTTTATGATCTCCTGAGGAAAAAACAGACCGTTATCACTGCCGGCACCCTGCATGACTGCCTGCCGGAACGAAACGGTTTCACTGGTATTGTTGAGGTTGTAAAATTCCATATACTTCTTTTCTTTTATCAGGTTCCAATATATTTACCATTTATCCAGAATCACCGTACCTTTTCTGTCCACCTTCGAAATATAAGTCAAAAAATCAATCCGATAGTTTTGATAAGCCTCACTCATTGTCTTCTCTACTTTTTCTGCACATTCTTTGCTGTCACAAACAGCAAAGAAGGAAGGCCCGGATCCCGATATCGTATAACCTTTGGCTCCGGCGGAAAGGGCAATTTGCTTCAGGTCACGGTACCCCGGTATTAGCTCCGAACGTGCGGGTTCGGCAACCAAATCCTCCATAGAGTCACCAATCAGGTCGTAATTGGAGGTATAGAAGCCGGCAATCAGTCCTCCTACATTGCCCCACTGACGAATGGCATCTTTCAGATCAATGCGGTCCATGAGAAGCGACCTGCTCAGATCGGTCTTTATTTCTATCTGTGGGTGAAGCACTACGGTCCATAAATCTTCCGGCGGAGGAATGCGAATAATATCCAAAGGATGATAACTGCGTACCAGAATGATTCCCCCGAGAATAGCCGGAGCCACATTGTCCGCATGTTTTCCTCCCGAAACCAGCGCCTCTCCTTCCATGGCAAAATCCACCAGCTCTCTTTTTGTATAGGGCCTTCCCAACAATTCATTAGCCGCCACTACAGCCGCTGCCGAGCTGGAAGCACTGGAGCCCAACCCGCTTCCGGGGATAACGGTCTTGTCAATTTTCATGTCAAAACCCTCATTGCTCCCTAAATGCTCCAGCAATTTCCGGACGGCATGAGAAGCTACATTCTTTTCAGGATCCGTAGGTATTTCATTATAACCGGTTATTTCCACTATCCGGATCTCCGAAGAGCCGTTTGGATACAGTGTAACGGTGTCACCCACATGTTCAATGGGGAAACCAATGATATCAAATCCGCTTCCCATATTGGAAACCGACGCGGGAGCAAAGACTTTTATTCCTTTATACTGTTGCATAAGATCCCTTTTAATAATTGTTGTGTTGAACGATTTCGAATACATCATTCAGTACACCGGAAGCGGTTACATCCACCCCGGCACCGGCGCCTTTTATCACCAATGGCTGTTCATTATACCAGCGCGTATGCAAAAGGATGATATTGTCCGCATTATCCAGATCATAAAACGGATGTTCCTTAGGGAATGCATCAACACCCAACCTTACTTCTCCCCTGTCGAGCGTAGAAACAAACCGCAGCTTTTTTCCCTGCCGGATGTCCTCCTGCCACTTCTCCGTGATGAGCGCATCATTCTCCTGCACGGATTCAATAAATGCTTCAACGGAAGAGGCCTGCTCAACTTTTTCAGGCAGAAAGGATATCAGATCCACATCCTGCTGCTCGATGGGATAGCCGGCTTCCCGGGCAAGAATAATCATCTTTCTCATGGCATCGGTTCCCAGCAAATCGGTTCTCGGGTCCGGTTCTGTATAACCCATTTTCATAGCCTCCTGCAAGGACTGGTAAAAAGACTGATCCTCAGAAATCTTATTCAAGATGAAATTCATACTTCCCGAAAGCACTGCATCAATCCGGTCGATCCGGTCACCCGTCTTTTTCAGATTCCTGATTGTGCTTAGTATCGGCAATCCCGCCCCGACATTCGTTTCAAAAAGGAAATGGGCCCTGTTCCGGTGAGCCATCTTTTTTAACCTGCTATAATTGGTATAATCACCGGAAGCTGCTATCTTATTACATGTGGCAATGGATATGCTATGCTGTAGCAATTGATCATAAACATTACCGATTTCCTCGCTTGCTGTATTATCCACAAACACCGTATTCCGAAGATTGAAATCCACCATTTTACGGAAAAAATCCTGCCAGTTGGCAGATTCAACGTTGGATTCAATTTCCTCTACGGCATTTCCCCAATCAATCCCTTCCTTTTTGATTAACATTTTCCGGGAATTGATCATGCCAATCAGTTTAAATTCCAGATTGAACTCTTCTCTGAATTCATCCTGCTGTTCATAAATGAGCCGTATGAACTGTTTCCCAACATTTCCGGTTCCTGCTATGTATAAATGGATCTTTTTGACTTCTGAAAGGAAGAAATCTTCATGTAACAGATTGAGGGCTTTTTCCACATCCGATTCTTTTATGATGGAACTGATGTTTCGTTCGGATGAACCCTGGGCTATGGCATGTACATTAACTCCGTTGGATCCGAGCGATTGAAACAATTTGCCGCTGATGCCCGGTGTATTCAGCATATTCTGACCCACAAGGGCAATGATGGCAAAACCGGATTCACCGGCCACCGAATCAATCATTTTGGTGTTGATTTCGTAACTGAATTCCCGGTTTAGGGCGGACACGGCATCCTCTTTATCTTCCGATTGTATGCCTATACATATCGAATGCTCGGACGAGGACTGACTGATAAAAATTACATTGATATGATTTTCGGACAAACACGTAAATGTTCTGGAAGCAATACCAGCCACACCAACCATACCGCCTCCTATGAGGGTTACCATCGAAATGTCTTTAATACTGGAAATTCCCTTCACAATCCGTTCATCCCGGGTTTGTCTTACTATACGTGTGCCTTTCTCTTCGGGATAAAAACTGTTTTTTATCTGTATGGGGATGTTGTTTCTTAAGGCCGGCAAAACGGCAGGAGGATAAAGGATTCCCGCACCAAAGTACGACATCTCCAATGCCTCCTCATAGGACAATTCTTCAATACAAAAGGCATCGGGGACAATCCGGGGATCAGCAGTATATAAACCGCTTACATCGCTCCATAGGGTCAATACCTCAGCCTGTATGGCTTCGGCTATAATAGAAGCCGTTAGGTCAGAACCTCCCCTGCCCATGATCCTTACAGACCCATCCTCAGCACTTCCGATAAAACCCGGTACCACACCTATACCTTCTAACTCTGCTACAGCACCTTTAACATTGGCCAGGGTGGGTTCATATATCACTTCCCTTTTTTTGTCAGATTGCTTGATTTTTATGAGGCTTTGGGCATCCAGCAAAGTGACGTGGACTGAATGTGTCTTCAGGTATTCCGAGACAAGAAAGGAAGCCACCTGTTCTCCAATGCTAAGAATACGATCCTTGGACTTCTCAGTGGCTTCATTCAATATATTGATGCCTTCAAGAACATTTTCTCCCTTTTTGAACTCAAGATGCATTTTCCCGATTACCCCGGGTTGAGTGGAAGGAGAAAACAGGTTTCTGGCAATATCCAGATGTTGTTGCTTCATCCGCCCGTAAGGACCGGTGTAATCACCATCAGTCTCTACGGCTTTATCGATTGCCTCTTCCAGGAGATTTGTTGTATCACCCACTGCCGATACAACTACCATCGGCTTATCTGCTGCCGACAAAATGATTTGGGCTACATTTTCTATCCTTTCTGCAGAACCCAGACTACTACCACCAAACTTATATACGTTCATAATAAAAATATTATTAGATCAATGAATAATCCATGAATTGAAAAAAGCAAAATTTTCCCGTCTCTTCTATGTATGCACAATATTACCACTCCTCACACGGAGTGGTCGTAGCGGTGGTAATTGTATTAGCTGTTGTTGTAAAAATAATGGAATCAGCGGTTCCCGATCCAAAGGCAGTTCCACCGGAAAACCAATCTTCCCGAGTGATGATGCTTGGGCCGGTATTCATAAAAATATCTCCAAAGTGCCGCTTCATCTTCAAAAATTTATTTTCTTCTGCAAATAAAATGAATATTATATTGCAATACAACAAAATCTATACATTTTATAATAAGAATTTATAGAAGCAGTATTCCCCGGTAACAACCAAGCTTAACGGCTGGTGTTGTAACCACTAAATTAATTTATGTAAAAATATTGAAGCGAAAAGCCAGGTTTTTCGATGACGTAAGAAACCTGCATCCACCGAGTTTTGTCACAAGAAATTGTATAATCATAAGGGAAGCCCATCTTCCTGATAAATGAAATTCGAGGTGATTACGCTATGCCCTTACTTCACTGAGTAATTTCACACCCAAAAACTATTTCCTTACCTTATACCTGAGCCAGACATAATCATTTCCCAATTTTTGAGCATCCTGGGTGGAGAGCTTGATTTGCTCTTCTTCTATATCCAGGCCGATGAATATTCTGGGCTGAGATTTAGCAACAATAAAAGGCGCCACAATCACACTGATCTCATCTGCCAAATTTTGCTGCAACAAAAGATTATTCAGTGTGGGGCCGGTATCTGTTAAAATCGTTTCGACACTGTATTCCTCTTTCACAGCCTGAAAGGCCTCCAAAAAATCTATCCTTTCCTTACCTGCCTTAATATAAGGATATTTCTTTTCTTTGAGATAACGCAGATAATCCTTAGGGGTTGAATTGGAAACCAGAACAATGATATCTTTAATATATTCCATCTGGCGGTAAAAGTGAAGCACACCCTTTAACCGGCTTCTGCTGTCCACCACAATCCAGAATGGCCTCACATCTTCCGGATCATAAACCCGCTCTTCCTGCTCATCAGTTTCCGGTTCCGGCGGAATTTCATCCGATGCATCCAATATGGTCTGAGAGCCTACCAGGTAAGCATCCACATGTAAACTTGAGGCTATGCTGTAATGCATATTTAAATTCGCATCAAATCCGCCGAGAGAGCCATCCAGACTAACGGTATTATGAAGAATGATTTTGGGCAGCGAGTTTTCAATATAATGTTCCTTGTTCATGGCTGTATGATTTTGGGTGTAAGATAGTAATTTTTTCAATACAGCGAAAGCAATACGGAGAATTTTTTCAAAAATTCCCGGTTAAGACAAATTGTTTCTTATATCCTGAAGGGTGGTATAAAGCTGCTCAAGGGATTTCTCCTCTCTGTCACCGGTTTTATAGGTTTCAATAAACTGAAAATTCACAGGATCGAATAAACCGTGGTTTTTAAAAATTCCGGCTTCTTTGTTCCAAGCCAAAACAGAAACAATAAAAGGTTCCTGCTTATTCATAACATGAAACCGAATGGGAAACGTCTTTTCATCCGTCAGCGAATCTTCAAACACGCCCTGCAGCTCAAAGTTACCATCTCCCCCTTTAAATGGCTGCGCCAGTGACTCGCCGTCCTGCCGGATATCTTCTATATTAAAAATTCGAATCAAATAAGATACATGTTCAGCAGGAACGGAAGATATATTGCGAATCTCCACAGAAATCTTATTCAGGTTGCCCTTTTTATAATCATCTACTGGCTCTATATTTAGGTCAGCCTGAAGTTGTGCCTTCACCTGCTTGAAAAAGAGGGTTTCAACAATGCCGTGGGGTGCCGGTTTGGCCTCTTTCTCCAGCCGAATATAATACCGCCCGTCGTTCAGAAATTGATGAGGGGGATTCTGACTTTTGGGAACATCCAAAATAAAATAATTTCCCTCTTCTTCACGGATTTCATGAATCCTAATCTCACGGGGATGCGGAACAATATTGGCTGCAATCAGGCTTTCTATCCAGTTCTTATCTCTGAAATCAGAAGGTATCAGGGTCCCCTGGCAGATCCTACGGGGAAACCTGCCCGATTTTGGTAGTTTTCTCTCCTTCGGGCTCCCAATGATGATCAGACCTCCGTCTGTATTCAGAAAAGCACAAATTTCCTTGAATATGGCGTTAATTTTAATCTGGCCGCTCTTGAATTCCAGTACTGACGTTTCTTCCCGGGGTATAGAAAAATATTCCTCCAAATCTTTCTTTGTGATCTGAAAAAGACCTTTTCCGAATATTTTTTTTGCCAAATCCATAACGGGCAGATATATAAGCCACAATATTTATATAAAGGTCACTCAGGGAGCTCTTCGTCGATGCTCCTATCCGGGAATTCGCCGTCGCCTTTCAAATAGGTGTCGAACCAGCGGAACATCCGGAGGGTATAATCGTACTGGGCGGTTGCCCTCCTATATCCATGGCCGGCTCCGGGATACCGAACCAATCGCAGGGGAACCTCAGGCTTTCGTACCTTCATGTGTCGGAAAAGCTCCAGCGACTGGCTGGGATGAACTCGGGTATCGGCCTTTCCATGAGTGATAAGCAATGGGGTCTGAGCATTTCCCACATGATAAATCGGGCTTCGCTCCAGGTACTTCTGCCAGTTATTGTCTTCCCATAGCCTTTCCCGGGCATGAACCAAATATAATTCTTCGGGAATATCACTGGTACCCCATTTCGAAATGTTGTTGCTGATGCCAAAATTCATAACACCTGCGGCAAAACGATCGGAATAGTAAGTAGCCATCCAGCCTGTAGCGTACCCACCGTATGATCCGCCGGTCACACCAATACGTTCCGGATCGGCTATACCCTTATCGATCAGGTAATCCACCCCATCTACAATATCATCATATTCCGCACCAGCGGCATCGCCCTGGCTGCTTTTCAGAAATTCAATGCCCCGACCGGTACTGCCCCGATAATTGGGGTAGAATACGGCATATCCTTTGGCCGCAGCCATCTGGCCGGGGGAGCTGTAATAAGTAAGCCAACCGTTGCTGTAATGAGCTTCCGGTCCTCCGTGAACATTTACAATCAAGGGTACTTCCATTCCTTCCTCATAATTGACCGGTTTAATCAACAAGCCCTCAATCTTCAAACCATCCCGTGCCTCATAGGTAACAACGGACTGCTCACTCATCCGGACATCGTCCAGCCAGGGGTTAACATGGGTAACCCGTTCCGGGGCACCGTAAGGGGCTTTGTAATATACCTCTCCGGGATGCTTGGGGGTATTGACCTCAAATGCAATATGGCCTTTATCGGCATAGGAAAAACTTTCGTAAATTAAGCCCCCGGGTTTCAGCTTGTAGTTAAAATCAGAGCCGTCAGGACTTATAGTACCAAAACCACGTTCTGTGCTTTCGCTTGCAATGAAGTGAATGGTATTGGGATCGGTCCAGGCGATCTGTTCAAATTTTCCCTTAAAATCCGGATGAATATTTTCAGGATTCCCTCCATCAGCAGAAACTATCAT encodes:
- the thrC gene encoding threonine synthase; translated protein: MEFYNLNNTSETVSFRQAVMQGAGSDNGLFFPQEIIKKNNDFFTEMDDYPFASLAAEVLYDFVKSDFTRRDLEEICIRAFNFPIPLVQVKEQIHSLELFHGPSLAFKDVGARFLSEVLKKIAEKENEEITVLVATSGDTGSAVAKSFYNVEGIRVVLLYPSGKVSHIQEKTLTTLGGNILPLEIQGTFDDCQRLVKKAFADQDAFAGKTLTSANSINVGRLLPQAVYYFWAWHQLSEAEREHVVISVPSGNYGNLCAGVMAWKMGLPVKRFIAASNVNRVVPDYLESGEYKPRPAVRTLSNAMDVGDPSNFIRIREMFGDDHRKMKTLIRPFVADNDQTREGIKDLYAAGNYIADPHGAIGYLGCRHLIHREETGIFLETAHPAKFKDIVEESIQAEIELPDYLREIQDKPKQAVQMPADYGEFKDWLKQKV
- a CDS encoding homoserine kinase, with amino-acid sequence MQQYKGIKVFAPASVSNMGSGFDIIGFPIEHVGDTVTLYPNGSSEIRIVEITGYNEIPTDPEKNVASHAVRKLLEHLGSNEGFDMKIDKTVIPGSGLGSSASSSAAAVVAANELLGRPYTKRELVDFAMEGEALVSGGKHADNVAPAILGGIILVRSYHPLDIIRIPPPEDLWTVVLHPQIEIKTDLSRSLLMDRIDLKDAIRQWGNVGGLIAGFYTSNYDLIGDSMEDLVAEPARSELIPGYRDLKQIALSAGAKGYTISGSGPSFFAVCDSKECAEKVEKTMSEAYQNYRIDFLTYISKVDRKGTVILDKW
- the thrA gene encoding bifunctional aspartate kinase/homoserine dehydrogenase I; amino-acid sequence: MNVYKFGGSSLGSAERIENVAQIILSAADKPMVVVSAVGDTTNLLEEAIDKAVETDGDYTGPYGRMKQQHLDIARNLFSPSTQPGVIGKMHLEFKKGENVLEGINILNEATEKSKDRILSIGEQVASFLVSEYLKTHSVHVTLLDAQSLIKIKQSDKKREVIYEPTLANVKGAVAELEGIGVVPGFIGSAEDGSVRIMGRGGSDLTASIIAEAIQAEVLTLWSDVSGLYTADPRIVPDAFCIEELSYEEALEMSYFGAGILYPPAVLPALRNNIPIQIKNSFYPEEKGTRIVRQTRDERIVKGISSIKDISMVTLIGGGMVGVAGIASRTFTCLSENHINVIFISQSSSEHSICIGIQSEDKEDAVSALNREFSYEINTKMIDSVAGESGFAIIALVGQNMLNTPGISGKLFQSLGSNGVNVHAIAQGSSERNISSIIKESDVEKALNLLHEDFFLSEVKKIHLYIAGTGNVGKQFIRLIYEQQDEFREEFNLEFKLIGMINSRKMLIKKEGIDWGNAVEEIESNVESANWQDFFRKMVDFNLRNTVFVDNTASEEIGNVYDQLLQHSISIATCNKIAASGDYTNYSRLKKMAHRNRAHFLFETNVGAGLPILSTIRNLKKTGDRIDRIDAVLSGSMNFILNKISEDQSFYQSLQEAMKMGYTEPDPRTDLLGTDAMRKMIILAREAGYPIEQQDVDLISFLPEKVEQASSVEAFIESVQENDALITEKWQEDIRQGKKLRFVSTLDRGEVRLGVDAFPKEHPFYDLDNADNIILLHTRWYNEQPLVIKGAGAGVDVTASGVLNDVFEIVQHNNY
- a CDS encoding RibD family protein, with protein sequence MNKEHYIENSLPKIILHNTVSLDGSLGGFDANLNMHYSIASSLHVDAYLVGSQTILDASDEIPPEPETDEQEERVYDPEDVRPFWIVVDSRSRLKGVLHFYRQMEYIKDIIVLVSNSTPKDYLRYLKEKKYPYIKAGKERIDFLEAFQAVKEEYSVETILTDTGPTLNNLLLQQNLADEISVIVAPFIVAKSQPRIFIGLDIEEEQIKLSTQDAQKLGNDYVWLRYKVRK
- a CDS encoding ATP-binding protein encodes the protein MDLAKKIFGKGLFQITKKDLEEYFSIPREETSVLEFKSGQIKINAIFKEICAFLNTDGGLIIIGSPKERKLPKSGRFPRRICQGTLIPSDFRDKNWIESLIAANIVPHPREIRIHEIREEEGNYFILDVPKSQNPPHQFLNDGRYYIRLEKEAKPAPHGIVETLFFKQVKAQLQADLNIEPVDDYKKGNLNKISVEIRNISSVPAEHVSYLIRIFNIEDIRQDGESLAQPFKGGDGNFELQGVFEDSLTDEKTFPIRFHVMNKQEPFIVSVLAWNKEAGIFKNHGLFDPVNFQFIETYKTGDREEKSLEQLYTTLQDIRNNLS
- a CDS encoding S9 family peptidase, producing MKFLSNRFLSVLMLAVGIGFCSPALAGDNGLSIEDITRLKRVTSVELSEDGSYIAYTVTDPADPVKENNPAEIHLYVYNTNNQESKAYYTLGSVSDVAFRPERETVTFIARPEGEEVNAIYEMPLHGGAPMKLYQFETSVSDYEWASDGDRLAFTATAPEDEKQSKLPFQPDIYEEGLRNRKGYLIDLSESSPSAKPLKAEGSIYTLRWSPDNERLAIGIAPTPLVDDYYMKQDVKVVSAETREIITDDIQHEGKLADIRWSPGGERLALLAGNDIHDVIAGRIMIVSADGGNPENIHPDFKGKFEQIAWTDPNTIHFIASESTERGFGTISPDGSDFNYKLKPGGLIYESFSYADKGHIAFEVNTPKHPGEVYYKAPYGAPERVTHVNPWLDDVRMSEQSVVTYEARDGLKIEGLLIKPVNYEEGMEVPLIVNVHGGPEAHYSNGWLTYYSSPGQMAAAKGYAVFYPNYRGSTGRGIEFLKSSQGDAAGAEYDDIVDGVDYLIDKGIADPERIGVTGGSYGGYATGWMATYYSDRFAAGVMNFGISNNISKWGTSDIPEELYLVHARERLWEDNNWQKYLERSPIYHVGNAQTPLLITHGKADTRVHPSQSLELFRHMKVRKPEVPLRLVRYPGAGHGYRRATAQYDYTLRMFRWFDTYLKGDGEFPDRSIDEELPE